A genome region from Fervidobacterium changbaicum includes the following:
- a CDS encoding Mut7-C RNAse domain-containing protein, which yields MCKHNDNNELRFLCDLTVVKLGKKLRILGFDTEITRSIRVDEIGEIIRQTSRRLITKSRNLANTFGGILVTKNRVSEQVIELFAILKSLDMEITRTAARCVNCNEVLEDYSKEEVIDKVPIYIFETVEKFKRCPKCGKVYWQGTHLAHLQNLKQQTLRRKETDMRGENNDR from the coding sequence ATGTGCAAGCATAATGATAACAATGAACTGAGATTTCTCTGTGATCTGACCGTTGTAAAGCTGGGAAAGAAATTGAGAATCCTGGGATTTGACACTGAGATAACAAGGTCCATAAGAGTTGATGAGATCGGTGAAATCATAAGACAGACGTCGCGAAGACTTATCACAAAATCAAGAAACCTTGCTAATACCTTTGGCGGGATACTCGTCACGAAAAATAGGGTATCCGAACAGGTTATTGAACTATTTGCAATCTTGAAAAGCTTGGACATGGAAATAACAAGAACAGCTGCTCGTTGCGTAAACTGCAACGAAGTATTGGAAGATTACTCTAAAGAAGAAGTAATCGACAAAGTCCCAATATACATCTTTGAAACTGTTGAAAAGTTCAAAAGATGTCCAAAATGCGGAAAGGTGTATTGGCAAGGAACGCATCTAGCACATCTTCAGAACTTAAAACAGCAAACGCTCCGAAGAAAAGAAACAGACATGCGAGGTGAGAATAATGATAGGTAA